In Acidobacteriota bacterium, the sequence CTCAAGCCCTCGCCGGGAAGCCCGATCGCAGCACAACCGGTAGTACTTGGCCGACCTTTCTACCGCCAGCACGTTGCGCTCCGGGTGCGCAGACGCCCACTCGTTGAGGAACTTCCCCTTGCCCGAACCGATCTCGACATCGGTGGGAGCCGAGCGTCCGAAAATGTCGGGCCAGACGAGGGGGATTGTGACCTGATCGAGGTCGACGGCGATCATCCGTCCTCGAGCCCAGTGTGCTTCAAACCGATGCCGAGTTCGTCGGCGAACTCTTTCACGCGCTCGTCGCGGTAGAACTCGCCAAAGTGGACAACTCGAATTCCGGCGTTCACGATCAGTTTGAAACAACTGAAGCAGGGCGACGCAGTGACGTAGATGTGCGCGTCTTCGAGACGAATACCGTTTCGTGCCGCCTGGACGATCGCATTCGCCTCGGCGTGCACAGTTCGGACGCAGTGGTCGTCTTCCATCAGGCAACCGACGTCGGTGCAATGTGGTGCGCCACGAATCGATCCGTTGTACCCGGTCGAAAGCACCGTCTTGTCGCGGACGATCACCGCTCCGACTTTTTTTCGCGGGCAGGTCGAGCGGGTCGCCGCCTGCACTGCGAGATTCATGAAATACCGGTCCCAGGAGACTCTATCCCTTTCCATGACAGGGAGTATATCCGACCTACAGGCTCAGATGGCTCGAACCGCTAGTGGATGGGTGGTCAGCCTTCCTCGGACGGCGCTGACGGGTCGCCGGCAGTTCCATCGATCGGCGCCAGAGACCCCTCTGTCACCCAGTGCTCGTAAAGGCGCCGGATTCGGAAGCAGTCGAGCGGGATTTCTCGTTCACAGTCCATCGGCGATACGCCATTGGCGGCCCTGGACCAGACCTCTTTAGCGAGCTTTTTGTCCGCGTCCTCTTTGACATCCGTCGGCTTCTTGCCGGTCGACTTGAAACAAGCGGCGTCGGGTACCAACGCCAACGCGCGGTTGAATTCGTCGTATCGCCGCATGCCCTCGAGGAGCAGCGACATCGTCGCCATCATCGAACCCTGCTTCGGTGAATCGTCCTCTTCGGTAAGTTCTTGATTGACGAATACGAAGCGACCTTCGATCGGCCGCTCGAGCAGTTGGTAGACAGCGGTATCGTCGCTCAGCTCTCCCGCCTTTGCTGTGATCATGGTGCCTTCGGCAAGATGAATCTCAGCCAATTCTTCGCCGGCAACGTCGAGGATCTTCACCGCTCCGGTGACCCCGGCGTCAGAGAGGTTCTGGAGGACACCCGGAAGACCGAAGAGGGTGAGGTCGCCTGAGAGTGTCACCGAATCATCCGTATCAGGATCTTTGCGTGGCTTAGGCGCCGGCTGGCCCATTTTCGCCAGTGCGTCGTTCGCCGCCTGGGCAAACGGCTGGTCGGGGAACTGCCTGATCACGTCGCCCAGGACGGTGTGCACTTCTGGCGAATTACTTCCGGATACGGCTGCTATGAGGTACTCCAGGATCTGCGCCTTTCGCTGGTTTTTGACCGAGACCCCGAGGAACTTCCTGGGCAGCTCTTTCTGGATTGCGTCGAGCAACCGGTTGAGCTGCTCCGGGGTGTTCGACAGGTCGTAATGGCCCAGGGTCACCAACCGCGCGAAGGTGTCTCCGAGCCCCGGTTTGTCCCTGAGGCCGTGGCCCACGACGATCGAGCGGGCTTCGTCGCTCTCGCTCTGGGACAGGAGCTTGATCGCATTGCTGAGCAACCAGCGAATTTCCTTGGCGTCGACGGTGAATTCCGAATCTCCCAGCATGACGTCTTCGATATCGCTGACGCGAGCGGCCAGCGCTGTGTACGCGCGTGGATGATCGAGTTGCACGAGGGTGGCGATGGCCTCTCGCACCAACGGTATGGAGCCGCCGAGATCCGACGCTCTGATCAGCAGGTCGATCTCGTGGTCGACGGTGTCGTCGTCTGTGCGCCGAATCGCCTTCATCAGATACACGAGGACCCGCTCGACGTGCCAGGGGAGACGTGGTTCGCCGTTGAGGGATTCCTCGAGCACTTCCACCGCGACATCCCTCGCCTCATTTCCGTGCGCGCGAAGGAGCTTTGTCAGCTGCAGGCGTTTCTCCCGGTCGGTCTCGTCCTTGAGATCCTCGAGCAACTGCCTGACCCGCAGCTTCGGAAAAAACCTCATGAGCCGGTGGAGCAGGAGCCTCTTGTCCGGGTCGTCCGCGGTCTCTGCCACGAGGTCGAAGTCGAGCTCCGGGAAGCTTCCTCTGGCTACGGTGGTGGCGGTGGTGGCATCGACCTCACCCTGATCGATCATCCTCTCGGCGAGATCGAGCAGCGTGACGGCACGGCCGAGTGAGCCGGAGTTGAACTCCTCGATCGCGACGCTCACCATCTCTCTGAATCGTTTCAGGAGCTCTTCGGAGTCCTCGGAGAGATTGACCACTTTGCGCATCGCGCGGGTTGCGCCGGTCGGGAGTTCCTTTTCGCCGACGTCTTCGTGTGACGGCGGTGCCCAGTCGGGAAGGCCCTCACTCAAATGTTTGAACAGTTCTTCGCCGAGATTCTCGATTCCGATGTCGTTGAGATAGCCGAGTTGAGCCTCGAGCTCCTTCGAACTTCGCGCCTGGGAGGCGAACTGTTCGACCACGTGGCCGAGCACCGCCTTCTGGTTGACCTCTGAGGCCCCGGCCTCTGAT encodes:
- a CDS encoding cytidine/deoxycytidylate deaminase family protein, whose product is MERDRVSWDRYFMNLAVQAATRSTCPRKKVGAVIVRDKTVLSTGYNGSIRGAPHCTDVGCLMEDDHCVRTVHAEANAIVQAARNGIRLEDAHIYVTASPCFSCFKLIVNAGIRVVHFGEFYRDERVKEFADELGIGLKHTGLEDG
- a CDS encoding DUF4388 domain-containing protein; translation: MSEGPAVTGYEEERLILKRYLSDEIAPMIFADSASELFEVPAQVAAHEIHSWLGDQIRGASNMTPSDLLYHAASKLHQLGILELIPQEEVAQFLDKLRPFLIELCPAEQRFGFEEKLNLLERSTGMGGGKVEVLQKKGGPGAGMGGGVAVPAGHVVVPAGGTAAAGGQVGVPGAPTGGTATPGGQGGVPQGAAGGPVGTAGAAVPATTVGAGASAADALALHRVNLMLDQLQRVAIRGGSSEAGASEVNQKAVLGHVVEQFASQARSSKELEAQLGYLNDIGIENLGEELFKHLSEGLPDWAPPSHEDVGEKELPTGATRAMRKVVNLSEDSEELLKRFREMVSVAIEEFNSGSLGRAVTLLDLAERMIDQGEVDATTATTVARGSFPELDFDLVAETADDPDKRLLLHRLMRFFPKLRVRQLLEDLKDETDREKRLQLTKLLRAHGNEARDVAVEVLEESLNGEPRLPWHVERVLVYLMKAIRRTDDDTVDHEIDLLIRASDLGGSIPLVREAIATLVQLDHPRAYTALAARVSDIEDVMLGDSEFTVDAKEIRWLLSNAIKLLSQSESDEARSIVVGHGLRDKPGLGDTFARLVTLGHYDLSNTPEQLNRLLDAIQKELPRKFLGVSVKNQRKAQILEYLIAAVSGSNSPEVHTVLGDVIRQFPDQPFAQAANDALAKMGQPAPKPRKDPDTDDSVTLSGDLTLFGLPGVLQNLSDAGVTGAVKILDVAGEELAEIHLAEGTMITAKAGELSDDTAVYQLLERPIEGRFVFVNQELTEEDDSPKQGSMMATMSLLLEGMRRYDEFNRALALVPDAACFKSTGKKPTDVKEDADKKLAKEVWSRAANGVSPMDCEREIPLDCFRIRRLYEHWVTEGSLAPIDGTAGDPSAPSEEG